In Populus nigra chromosome 1, ddPopNigr1.1, whole genome shotgun sequence, one genomic interval encodes:
- the LOC133674794 gene encoding uncharacterized protein LOC133674794: MISVTCILRWSTYTKNPTCPQCKHPFEFLNIHRSLDGSIQDYMFEESVCLLLRASWFMTLTVEDHDDDLDEVYLSSSSNLRIGNMRWGDNGYVRAGHQEARPVYQAVFKDSGAGTSCEPKKKEAGKDRTGRRAKRTLKHEAADKAAASKHQQHLARLGRK; the protein is encoded by the exons ATGATCAG TGTGACGTGCATCCTTAGATGGTCCACATACACTAAGAATCCAACTTGTCCTCAGTGCAAACATCCATTTGAGTTTCTCAATATTCACCGCTCTCTTGATGGCAG cATCCAGGATTACATGTTTGAGGAAAGTGTTTGCCTCCTCCTTCGAGCCTCATGGTTCATGACTTTGACTGTGGAGGATCATGATGATGATCTAGATGAAGTGTACCTGAGCAGTTCATCCAATCTTCGCATTGGAAATATGAGGTGGGGAGATAATGGCTATGTTAGGGCAGGGCATCAAGAAGCAAGGCCAGTGTATCAAGCAGTTTTCAAGGACTCAGGGGCGGGCACTTCATGTGAACCTAAGAAGAAAGAGGCTGGAAAAGATAGAACCGGGAGACGGGCGAAGAGGACACTCAAGCATGAAGCTGCTGACAAGGCTGCTGCATCAAAACATCAGCAGCATTTGGCAAGGTTGGGCAGGAAGTGA
- the LOC133679960 gene encoding uncharacterized protein LOC133679960: MDSFNQSTGFRYNPNLNTMGDADADSEFCGILEIYVHHARNIHNICIYDNQDVYAKFSLTYNPDETLSTRIINRGGKNPEFNENLMMKLAQLDAVLKCEIWMLSRARNYMEDQLLGFALVPISQVSGKGKVTQDYSLSSTDLFHSPAGTIKLSLSLSTSFPVKPSTTAAKSSISSEVVLLDRKVSEVILDPVEYSRIEFPDINVVRENQLMVSEYFDDLGSRPGSFLHLGASPQPAIHDCEMNINSSEQNQGGSSSPSGSIQNSSFLSSTTTSLSDDRNSSDSVDRKSRLGGRFSSSLNVSITTEANHNSCACPDTPTSKKGNEVRDEKESDFTSKEEESRKEGNMSPVKFGQVFSSPLGNINLEAEQSAMQQQIVDMYMRSMQQFTESLAKMELPMDLDKLESVDRGDVIQSLSNKLELEKKKKDGGRVFYGSRAFF; the protein is encoded by the coding sequence ATGGATTCTTTCAATCAATCAACTGGGTTCAGGTATAATCCAAATTTAAACACGATGGGCGATGCAGATGCCGATTCTGAGTTCTGTGGGATTCTTGAAATCTATGTTCATCATGCCAGGAATATTCACAACATATGTATCTATGATAACCAAGATGTTTATGCAAAATTCTCTCTAACTTATAATCCTGATGAGACCCTTTCAACTAGAATTATCAATAGAGGTGGAAAAAACCCAGAATTCAATGAAAACTTGATGATGAAACTCGCTCAACTCGATGCAGTCCTCAAATGTGAGATTTGGATGCTTAGTAGAGCTAGAAACTACATGGAAGATCAGCTTCTAGGATTTGCTTTGGTCCCTATTTCACAAGTTTCTGGAAAAGGAAAGGTGACGCAAGATTACAGCCTCTCCTCCACTGACCTCTTTCACTCTCCCGCTGGCACTATCAAATTGTCTCTCTCCTTAAGCACATCTTTTCCTGTCAAGCCCTCAACAACAGCTGCCAAATCTTCGATATCATCAGAGGTCGTGCTTCTTGATAGAAAGGTATCAGAAGTTATTCTGGACCCAGTTGAGTATTCGAGAATTGAATTTCCTGATATCAATGTTGTTAGAGAGAATCAGCTAATGGTCTCAGAATATTTTGATGACTTGGGTTCCAGGCCTGGCTCATTTCTTCACCTCGGTGCCTCTCCGCAACCTGCTATTCATGATTGTGAAATGAACATAAATTCCTCCGAGCAAAATCAAGGCGGTTCCTCTTCACCTAGTGGCAGCATCCAAAATTCCAGTTTCTTGAGCTCTACGACAACAAGCCTGAGCGATGACAGAAATTCTTCTGACTCGGTTGATAGGAAGAGTCGTTTGGGTGGTCGATTCTCAAGCTCTCTTAACGTTTCGATCACAACGGAGGCTAATCATAACTCCTGTGCTTGTCCTGACACACCAACATCAAAGAAGGGAAATGAAGTCCGAGACGAAAAGGAATCAGATTTTACAAGCAAGGAGGAGGAGAGCAGGAAGGAAGGAAACATGAGTCCTGTTAAATTTGGTCAAGTATTTTCATCCCCCCTAGGAAATATCAATCTCGAGGCCGAACAGTCTGCAATGCAGCAGCAAATAGTAGATATGTACATGAGGAGCATGCAACAATTCACAGAATCCTTGGCCAAGATGGAGCTACCTATGGATCTTGACAAGCTGGAATCTGTAGATCGTGGTGATGTGATTCAAAGTCTTAGCAATAAACTAGAgcttgagaaaaagaaaaaggacggAGGGCGAGTGTTTTATGGTAGCCGCGCATTCTTCTAA
- the LOC133675945 gene encoding AT-hook motif nuclear-localized protein 17-like yields the protein MADHFEGAISLSRELSHTSDDSSSEHSPRSVPTFSTTPVSTDSPSRFGGPCNNTSPDDQHHQHKDIRIQSVQIQRKPRGRPPGSKNRPKPPIIITKDCESSMKPVILEISAGSDIIETIINFARRNHAGISVMSANGSVSNVTLSHPVSHAPSLSLHGPFNLLALFGSFVGSFASNKVPCASSSSSPGSVYSCSSFGISLAGAQGQVFGGIVAGKVIAANQVVVVAATFVNPTFHKLPCENDKDDQETKPSNVGGGGTASESCFSTGMSMTVYGLANPTPVNCQMSPPDIVHWPGPSSRPSY from the coding sequence ATGGCTGATCACTTTGAAGGTGCAATCTCTCTCTCAAGAGAACTGTCTCACACCTCTGATGACTCCTCCTCCGAGCATAGCCCAAGAAGTGTCCCTACATTCTCCACCACTCCTGTGTCCACCGACTCTCCATCAAGGTTTGGTGGACCCTGCAACAATACCTCTCCTGATGATCAGCACCACCAGCACAAGGACATCAGAATCCAATCAGTTCAGATTCAGAGAAAGCCACGAGGTAGACCACCTGGCTCGAAAAACAGGCCCAAACCACCCATTATCATCACCAAAGACTGCGAGTCCTCCATGAAACCAGTCATCCTCGAGATCTCCGCTGGTTCTGATATAATCGAAACTATAATCAACTTTGCTCGTAGAAACCATGCGGGCATAAGTGTAATGAGTGCAAATGGGTCTGTATCTAATGTTACTCTTAGCCACCCAGTTTCTCATGCTCCTTCTCTATCTTTACATGGACCCTTTAACTTGCTTGCACTGTTTGGCTCTTTTGTTGGTTCTTTTGCATCGAATAAAGTACCATGcgcttcttcctcttcttctcctgGTTCTGTGTATTCTTGCTCTTCTTTTGGGATATCTCTTGCAGGGGCACAAGGGCAGGTTTTTGGAGGGATAGTGGCTGGAAAGGTGATAGCTGCAAATCAAGTTGTGGTGGTGGCTGCTACTTTCGTGAACCCTACGTTTCACAAGCTACCATGTGAGAACGATAAGGATGATCAAGAGACTAAACCTAGTaatgttggtggtggtggtaccGCAAGTGAGTCTTGTTTTAGCACTGGCATGTCCATGACTGTTTATGGCTTGGCTAATCCAACCCCAGTCAATTGCCAGATGTCTCCTCCTGATATTGTGCACTGGCCTGGCCCTTCCTCGCGTCCATCATATTAG